A region of Rhodamnia argentea isolate NSW1041297 chromosome 9, ASM2092103v1, whole genome shotgun sequence DNA encodes the following proteins:
- the LOC115753031 gene encoding WRKY transcription factor 71, with protein sequence MSDEHRNPSYYYDPFQSSHFSSAYNDHPFMSFTDCLQGSGDYNSLATTFGLSPSTSEVLSSVEYGHQKQELGGGSESTNHNPATPNSSISSSSTEAGGEEDSSKGRRLETQLKESEDGGESSKKQSKSKKKGEKREREPRFAFMTKSEVDHLEDGYRWRKYGQKAVKNSPYPRSYYRCTTQKCTVKKRVERSFQDPSIVITTYEGQHNHPIPATLRGSGAGMFTTSMFAAPTTAIPGYSNPQEMMFQVPHMMNQGGGNFAYNPQALTSTHHHHHQQQYNQGPPDYGLLQDIVPSMFFKQEP encoded by the exons ATGTCTGATGAGCATAGAAACCCTAGTTATTACTATGACCCTTTCCAGAGCTCCCATTTCTCCTCTGCTTACAATGATCATCCATTCATGAGCTTCACCGATTGCTTGCAAGGGTCCGGCGACTACAACTCCTTGGCGACAACTTTCGGCTTGTCGCCGTCGACTTCTGAGGTTCTTTCATCGGTCGAGTATGGCCACCAGAAGCAGGAATTAGGAGGCGGTAGCGAGAGCACCAATCACAATCCGGCGACGCCGAATTCGtcgatctcctcttcttctacTGAAGCCGGGGGTGAGGAGGATTCGAGCAAAGGCAGGAGATTGGAGACCCAGTTGAAGGAGAGTGAGGATGGCGGAGAAAGTTCTAAGAAACA AAGCaaatcaaagaagaagggagaaaaaagagagagagagccacgTTTTGCCTTCATGACAAAGAGTGAAGTTGATCATCTTGAAGATGGTTACAGATGGAGAAAATATGGTCAAAAGGCTGTAAAAAATAGCCCTTACCCAAG GAGCTACTACAGGTGCACCACACAGAAATGCACTGTCAAGAAGAGAGTGGAGAGGTCATTCCAAGACCCTTCCATTGTGATCACCACTTACGAGGGCCAACACAACCACCCGATCCCGGCGACACTCCGGGGGAGTGGGGCTGGGATGTTCACGACGTCCATGTTTGCAGCACCCACCACAGCCATCCCGGGCTACAGCAACCCTCAAGAGATGATGTTTCAAGTGCCTCACATGATGAACCAAGGTGGTGGAAATTTTGCTTATAACCCTCAAGCTTTAACCTCAACACATCACCACCATCATCAGCAGCAATATAACCAAGGCCCACCAGACTATGGACTCCTGCAAGACATTGTTCCTTCCATGTTCTTCAAACAAGAGCCATGA